Proteins encoded within one genomic window of Leptolyngbya sp. CCY15150:
- a CDS encoding DUF1822 family protein, producing the protein MTYLTLDYDDRLGERFLHPDAIALSDEAIAWAATRSQAVNPSDDWGTYLHLLAWIGVREWLQRRSPRLAIPAWDPATLPSYPPTLQIGEAIAQLVAIACLEDGTVELPRRWVETTSASLYVLVEVLDEIDQVQVRGFLPRTALMQAIQTAGLEPNVHDIYSLPVDWFDLDPDRLLLQTDFGTLGAIAPAATPDLAATPDLAAARARPAINAAQWFRDQLDQVAQDLAWILLPSFSYSPALRSLRSPIEQLDGILSDLTRHRDVTIPTTARSAAYDFRVDDASLRLYVVLWDLPSASDDSDWNLLVILSPQPDSLMPLGTCLHIHDDQSLLTETTLQDASSTFLYAQVAGVQQEQFLISVRSPSGIHLSLPPIAFMP; encoded by the coding sequence ATGACATACCTTACCCTGGACTATGATGACCGATTAGGCGAACGGTTTCTGCATCCCGACGCGATCGCCCTTAGTGATGAAGCGATCGCTTGGGCTGCCACCCGCAGCCAAGCTGTAAACCCCTCGGATGATTGGGGCACCTACCTACACCTCCTGGCCTGGATTGGCGTCAGGGAATGGCTGCAAAGGCGATCGCCGCGCTTAGCTATCCCAGCCTGGGATCCGGCAACCCTGCCGTCTTATCCACCTACTCTACAGATAGGAGAGGCGATCGCCCAACTGGTAGCGATCGCTTGCCTAGAGGATGGCACGGTGGAGCTACCTAGACGTTGGGTAGAAACGACGTCCGCATCGCTGTATGTTCTCGTCGAGGTGTTAGACGAGATCGACCAGGTGCAGGTGCGCGGCTTTCTGCCCCGAACTGCCCTGATGCAGGCTATCCAAACGGCAGGCCTAGAGCCGAACGTCCACGATATCTACAGCTTGCCCGTAGACTGGTTTGACCTAGACCCCGATCGGTTGCTGCTGCAAACTGATTTTGGCACCCTGGGAGCGATCGCCCCGGCGGCCACCCCGGATCTAGCTGCCACGCCAGACCTAGCCGCCGCCCGCGCCCGTCCTGCCATCAATGCCGCCCAGTGGTTCCGCGACCAACTGGATCAGGTGGCCCAGGATCTTGCCTGGATCTTACTCCCCTCCTTTTCCTACAGTCCCGCTCTGCGTTCCCTGCGATCGCCCATCGAGCAACTGGATGGCATCCTCAGCGACCTTACCCGCCATCGCGACGTCACCATTCCCACCACTGCCCGTTCCGCTGCCTACGACTTCCGCGTTGATGACGCCTCCCTACGGCTCTACGTCGTCCTCTGGGATCTGCCCAGCGCCAGTGACGACTCAGACTGGAACCTCTTGGTGATCCTCAGCCCTCAGCCCGACTCCCTCATGCCCCTCGGCACCTGTCTGCACATCCATGATGACCAAAGCCTGCTCACCGAAACCACTCTGCAGGACGCCAGCAGCACCTTCCTCTATGCCCAGGTGGCCGGCGTGCAGCAGGAGCAGTTTTTGATTAGCGTGCGATCGCCCAGCGGTATTCATCTTTCCTTACCTCCCATCGCGTTCATGCCGTGA